CATGCGCAGGATGCGGATCGAGCGCGACGAGCTTGCGGCGAAGATGGAGGCCAACCCTCACCCTGAGATCGAAAAATTGGTCTCGATCGTATCCGTGGAGATCGTCGACATCAACATCGCCGGCGTGATCCTCAAGGAGCTGAAGTCGGTGAAATTCGTCGTCGCGCCTTACAGCCTGATCATGACGCCTCCATCGTTCGACTACTTCGCGATGCTGAGGTCGAAGCATCTCGAGTCCCTAGAACGGCTGAGGATCATGGAGGAGTCGTTCGAGAGGCTGTCCGACGAGCTCGCCGTGACCACGCAGAGGATAAACCTGTTCGAGAAGAGGCTCATACCTCAATGCGAAGAGGGCATAAGGTATATCCGCGGCAGGCTGGAGGACAACGAGCGCTCCACCGTGATGGTTGCGAAGATAGCGCAGGCCTCGTTGCTCGGGAAACAGGAATCGTTCGAGAGCGCATAATGGCCATAGTCAAGATGAAACGGGTGACGTTTCTCACCCTCGCCAGAGAGGGCGACTCTCTCATGCGCATGGTCCAGAAGCTGGGCGTGCTGCATCCAGAGCATATCGCCGAGCCCGGCGAGTCGATCGCTGCGGCGCAGCTCGAACAC
The bacterium genome window above contains:
- a CDS encoding V-type ATP synthase subunit D codes for the protein MTQVSKGALRANRLKVARLNKAVPTLDLRRKQLTREMMSWDERMRRMRIERDELAAKMEANPHPEIEKLVSIVSVEIVDINIAGVILKELKSVKFVVAPYSLIMTPPSFDYFAMLRSKHLESLERLRIMEESFERLSDELAVTTQRINLFEKRLIPQCEEGIRYIRGRLEDNERSTVMVAKIAQASLLGKQESFESA